A DNA window from Candidatus Kuenenbacteria bacterium contains the following coding sequences:
- a CDS encoding DUF721 domain-containing protein, with protein MSFAAIGELLKNRVGKGHFNEKVVAALVCEEFDKIIFGIWGEKIKESAKALYLKNNILTVACLSPVVAQEIRIKEYEILEELNKKFAPEDRIVEKLRILI; from the coding sequence ATGTCTTTTGCTGCAATCGGAGAATTATTAAAAAATAGAGTTGGTAAGGGTCATTTTAATGAGAAAGTGGTGGCGGCTTTGGTGTGCGAAGAATTTGATAAAATTATCTTTGGGATTTGGGGGGAGAAAATCAAAGAGAGCGCTAAGGCCCTATATTTAAAAAACAATATATTGACGGTCGCTTGTCTGTCGCCGGTGGTAGCCCAGGAAATAAGAATAAAGGAATATGAAATTTTAGAAGAACTGAATAAAAAATTTGCTCCAGAAGATAGA